A genomic segment from Nitrospira sp. encodes:
- a CDS encoding Phosphoglucomutase has protein sequence MALHPRAGQPAQPAQLIDITKLEQAYLSTAPDPSDPRQRVSFGTSGHRGSSLHRTFNEAHILAITQAICEYRRTVGTTGPLFLGKDTHALSEPAQRTALEVLAANHVQVFIDQDNGYTPTPVMSHAILTYNRRRTSGLADGIIITPSHNPPEDGGFKYNPPHGGPADTDVTKTIENRANELLTAKLNGVKRLPYEQALKAPSTVRHDFVGCYLADLPNVVDLDRIKAAKVRLAVDPLGGAAVAYWRPLAERYGLDLQIVNETVDPTFRFMTLDWDGKIRMDCSSPYAMASLIKLKDRFDLAFGNDTDTDRHGIVTTGGGLMNPNHYLAAAISYLFTHRPGWKANAGIGKTVVSSSIIDRVASDLQRRLVEVPVGFKWFVSGLGDGSLGFGGEESAGAAFLRRDGTTWVTDKDGIIMDLLAAEMLAVTGKDPAQLYNELTSRLGDPVYERIDAPATRAQKAALQKFSPQQVTRRELAGEPIIALLTEAPGNKAAIGGLKVTTANGWFAARPSGTEDVYKLYAESFKGPAHLRSIQEDAQTLIKQVFSNVGGLTGG, from the coding sequence ATGGCCCTCCATCCACGCGCCGGTCAACCGGCACAGCCGGCTCAGTTGATCGATATCACGAAGCTCGAACAGGCCTATCTCTCGACGGCGCCGGACCCGTCCGATCCTCGGCAGCGCGTCAGCTTCGGTACCAGCGGGCACCGAGGCTCATCTCTGCACCGAACGTTCAACGAAGCGCACATTCTCGCCATCACCCAGGCGATCTGTGAGTATCGGCGGACGGTCGGCACCACCGGCCCCCTCTTCCTCGGCAAGGACACCCATGCCCTCTCCGAGCCGGCCCAACGCACAGCCTTGGAGGTGTTGGCCGCAAATCACGTCCAGGTCTTTATCGATCAGGACAACGGGTACACTCCGACGCCGGTGATGTCCCACGCGATCCTCACCTACAATCGCAGAAGGACCTCCGGCCTCGCCGACGGTATCATCATCACCCCATCGCACAATCCTCCGGAGGACGGCGGCTTCAAATACAACCCGCCGCACGGCGGCCCCGCCGATACCGATGTCACGAAGACCATTGAGAATCGAGCCAATGAATTGCTCACAGCCAAGTTGAACGGTGTGAAGCGTCTGCCCTACGAGCAGGCGCTGAAGGCCCCTTCGACAGTACGGCATGATTTCGTGGGATGCTATCTCGCGGACCTCCCCAACGTGGTCGATCTGGATCGCATCAAGGCGGCGAAGGTACGTCTCGCGGTCGATCCGTTGGGAGGCGCAGCCGTGGCCTACTGGCGTCCGTTGGCCGAACGGTATGGCCTGGACCTGCAGATCGTGAACGAGACCGTCGATCCGACCTTTCGCTTTATGACGCTGGATTGGGACGGCAAAATCCGCATGGACTGTTCCTCCCCCTATGCCATGGCCTCGCTGATCAAATTGAAAGACCGCTTCGACCTCGCCTTCGGCAACGACACCGACACGGATCGCCACGGCATCGTGACCACGGGCGGAGGCTTGATGAACCCCAACCATTACCTCGCGGCGGCGATCTCCTACCTCTTCACCCATCGCCCAGGCTGGAAAGCAAACGCCGGAATCGGCAAGACCGTCGTGAGCAGCAGTATCATCGACCGCGTGGCGAGTGATCTGCAGCGCCGTCTGGTCGAGGTGCCGGTCGGATTCAAGTGGTTCGTCTCGGGCCTCGGCGACGGTTCGTTGGGATTCGGCGGTGAAGAAAGCGCGGGTGCCGCCTTCCTCCGTCGTGACGGAACGACCTGGGTGACCGACAAGGACGGCATCATCATGGATCTGCTCGCCGCGGAGATGTTGGCGGTGACCGGAAAGGATCCGGCGCAGCTCTATAACGAGCTGACAAGCCGATTGGGCGATCCGGTCTACGAACGGATCGACGCGCCGGCCACGCGCGCGCAGAAAGCCGCCCTCCAGAAATTCTCACCACAACAGGTCACGCGCCGCGAACTGGCCGGGGAACCGATCATCGCCCTGTTGACGGAAGCGCCTGGGAACAAGGCTGCGATTGGAGGGCTCAAGGTCACCACGGCGAACGGCTGGTTTGCCGCTCGCCCGAGCGGAACCGAAGATGTCTACAAACTGTACGCGGAGAGCTTCAAGGGTCCGGCCCACCTCCGGTCGATTCAAGAGGATGCCCAAACGTTGATCAAGCAGGTCTTCTCCAACGTGGGGGGTCTGACAGGAGGCTGA
- a CDS encoding DNA gyrase inhibitor YacG, whose protein sequence is MTTLSPSEPSTKRCPHCHRPTTWQENPWRPFCSERCQIIDLGAWAGERYRVAGPSLTVDGSESSSPEDG, encoded by the coding sequence GTGACCACCTTGTCCCCTTCCGAACCTTCTACAAAACGCTGTCCTCACTGTCATCGACCTACGACCTGGCAGGAAAACCCCTGGCGCCCATTCTGTTCCGAGCGCTGTCAGATCATCGACCTGGGAGCCTGGGCCGGCGAGCGCTATCGTGTGGCAGGACCGAGCCTGACGGTGGATGGATCGGAATCGTCTTCTCCGGAAGATGGCTAA
- a CDS encoding Fatty acid hydroxylase family (carotene hydroxylase/sterol desaturase): protein MGGERVKRLKIIGKTESVSVWSGRARRSGFILLSLAVLAAAAFTLCRGCDLQGLSAEVRFQLRAWVPDSLQYFIWTALNVWPGLLVKPFLDPYLYVVLGLLLTLERFFPARPQQETLSVGLVQDLVWFTLHGFLTVVVVSIVTSGLHALYQSHLSMLSIAAIQSWSLPAKIILVLMVNDFLDWFHHVVRHKVWVFWCFHAVHHSQREMNLFTDDRVHLIDEIVANCLVCIPMFMFAVDAPMALYFALLLKWYPKLYHANIKADLGILRYVLVTPQFHRIHHSIEPRHRDKNFGVIFSFWDRLFGTLHSDDGGYPATGIADPAFPLERNTTGIRVFSTYVAQFLYPFAAIYRRYWGPSTRT, encoded by the coding sequence ATGGGCGGTGAGAGGGTGAAGCGTTTGAAAATAATCGGAAAGACAGAGAGCGTATCCGTCTGGTCTGGCCGTGCCCGCCGGAGCGGCTTTATACTCTTGTCGCTGGCCGTACTCGCTGCCGCCGCCTTTACCCTCTGTCGCGGATGCGACCTGCAAGGACTGTCGGCGGAGGTTCGATTCCAACTCCGTGCCTGGGTCCCTGATTCCCTGCAATATTTCATCTGGACCGCCCTTAACGTGTGGCCTGGTCTCCTCGTCAAGCCGTTCCTCGATCCGTATCTGTACGTCGTCTTAGGTCTCTTGCTGACGCTGGAACGTTTTTTCCCGGCTCGTCCGCAACAGGAAACGCTCTCGGTCGGTCTGGTCCAGGACCTGGTTTGGTTTACCTTGCACGGGTTTCTGACGGTGGTCGTCGTCTCCATAGTGACAAGCGGGCTCCATGCCCTGTACCAAAGTCACTTGAGCATGCTGTCGATCGCGGCGATTCAGTCTTGGTCGCTTCCGGCAAAAATCATTCTGGTCCTCATGGTGAATGATTTTTTGGACTGGTTCCACCATGTGGTTCGTCATAAGGTATGGGTATTCTGGTGCTTCCATGCCGTGCATCACTCTCAACGAGAAATGAACCTGTTTACGGACGATCGTGTCCATCTCATCGATGAGATCGTCGCCAATTGTCTCGTCTGCATTCCCATGTTCATGTTTGCCGTGGATGCGCCCATGGCCCTCTACTTTGCTCTGCTCTTGAAGTGGTATCCGAAGCTGTACCATGCCAACATCAAAGCCGACCTCGGGATCCTGAGGTATGTGTTGGTCACGCCGCAGTTTCATCGCATCCATCACTCAATCGAACCGCGACATCGCGATAAGAACTTCGGAGTCATTTTTAGTTTTTGGGACCGGCTGTTCGGTACCTTGCATTCCGACGATGGCGGTTATCCGGCCACCGGCATCGCAGATCCGGCCTTTCCGCTTGAACGCAACACGACAGGGATACGCGTGTTCAGTACCTATGTGGCTCAGTTCCTGTATCCCTTCGCTGCGATCTACCGCCGATATTGGGGGCCAAGCACTCGGACATAG
- a CDS encoding putative SIGNAL PEPTIDE PROTEIN encodes MSLTFDDARHFLSRSGFGGTPGEIRRLMTLDRAVAVEQALTVSTNQTQTPPPPWIHRLPPPPNERKQWSEADKKAFREARKEEGQELKGWWYRELMATNSSLLERMTLFWHNHFTSGLQKVKWPPFLYRQNVLLRTYALGSFRTLLHAVAKDPAMLLYLDTQTNHKEQPNENFARELFELFTLGEGHYHEQDIKEAARAFTGWHLDRHTGAFRIERRRHDSGRKEVFGKSGYFDGDDILSLTLEQPQTSRYLVRKLWREFISDEPDPTEVDRLAGRFRLKDYDITSLLEELFRTSHFWAPEHRGVLVKSPVELMTGTMRLFNLPIDEPTQLIRYGRRLGQDLFDPPNVKGWPGGTRWITTSTLLDRIQLLHRVIRGHELGHSQGMSDMNRMHVGTWQAEEPIDIVQATLLPLAPVQPLNADEDRVQAVRHLVLDPVYQLK; translated from the coding sequence ATGAGCCTGACTTTCGACGATGCCCGCCATTTTCTCTCGCGCTCCGGGTTCGGCGGAACACCCGGCGAAATCAGACGACTGATGACGCTGGATCGTGCTGTCGCAGTCGAGCAGGCCCTGACGGTTTCCACGAATCAGACGCAGACTCCGCCGCCTCCATGGATTCACCGGCTTCCCCCACCGCCGAACGAACGCAAACAATGGAGCGAGGCGGACAAAAAGGCCTTCCGTGAAGCACGGAAGGAAGAAGGGCAGGAGCTGAAAGGCTGGTGGTACCGAGAACTAATGGCCACGAACAGCTCGCTGCTGGAGCGGATGACGCTGTTTTGGCACAATCACTTCACGTCCGGTTTACAGAAGGTGAAGTGGCCGCCGTTCCTGTATCGACAAAACGTGCTGTTGCGGACCTACGCGCTGGGCTCCTTTCGAACGCTGTTGCATGCGGTCGCGAAGGATCCGGCGATGCTGCTCTACCTCGATACGCAGACGAACCACAAGGAGCAGCCCAACGAAAACTTCGCGCGCGAGTTGTTCGAGCTGTTTACGCTCGGTGAAGGGCATTATCACGAACAGGACATCAAGGAGGCGGCGCGGGCATTCACCGGATGGCATCTCGACCGACATACCGGCGCGTTCCGTATCGAGCGACGCCGGCATGACAGCGGACGGAAAGAGGTGTTCGGCAAGTCCGGGTATTTCGACGGCGACGACATCCTGTCTCTGACGCTTGAGCAGCCTCAAACGTCGCGTTATCTCGTTCGGAAGTTGTGGCGTGAATTCATCTCGGACGAGCCGGATCCTACAGAAGTCGACCGCCTCGCCGGCCGGTTCCGGCTGAAGGACTACGACATCACTTCGTTGTTGGAAGAACTGTTCCGGACGTCACACTTCTGGGCGCCTGAGCATCGGGGTGTGTTGGTCAAATCTCCAGTGGAACTCATGACGGGCACGATGAGGCTGTTCAACCTTCCGATCGATGAGCCGACGCAATTGATCCGGTATGGGCGCCGACTCGGCCAGGACCTCTTCGATCCTCCCAACGTAAAGGGCTGGCCCGGCGGTACGCGATGGATCACCACCTCGACCCTGCTGGATCGTATCCAGTTATTACACCGTGTGATTCGCGGGCACGAGCTGGGCCATTCGCAAGGGATGAGCGACATGAACCGGATGCACGTCGGGACTTGGCAGGCGGAGGAACCGATCGACATCGTCCAAGCGACCCTGCTTCCGCTTGCTCCGGTGCAGCCGCTGAACGCGGACGAGGACCGGGTTCAGGCCGTTCGTCACCTGGTTCTCGATCCTGTCTATCAACTCAAATAA
- a CDS encoding DNA topoisomerase VI subunit A translates to MAQTKPKKNGAVEKKLVGMADVVIAAAQRAKDPTFAIPIRALSNVSFNPRRGLIEMGDKKQARSFFNVGMAKKFMQTMLVADALSELQRADLTTSLREIYYRTKHTIQDSHENTFDTQDESDPIIEDLEVSLVALREELHVRAENSGSIVGPVVFGDDGDRVDCAKLGKGGYSVPSIVEPEYLEIRRCTADFVLLVEKGTQWNRLSEDKFWRRYNCVLLTGNGQPPRGVRRLARRLHEEYKLPVYVLVDNDPWGYYIYSVVKQGSINLAFESQRMAIPKAKFIGLSSADPEQYELPRNVGIKLNEKDVTRAKELLNYRWFEKPAWQQEIKRMLTNGLKYELDALANKDFQYLTKKYLPRKLKEKDWLD, encoded by the coding sequence ATGGCACAGACGAAACCGAAGAAGAACGGCGCGGTGGAGAAAAAACTCGTCGGCATGGCCGATGTGGTGATCGCGGCGGCGCAGCGCGCCAAGGATCCGACCTTCGCGATTCCGATCCGCGCCCTATCCAACGTGTCGTTCAACCCTCGCCGGGGTTTGATCGAGATGGGCGACAAGAAGCAGGCCCGGTCGTTTTTCAACGTCGGTATGGCCAAGAAGTTCATGCAGACCATGCTGGTCGCCGATGCACTCTCGGAGTTGCAACGTGCGGACCTGACCACCTCGCTCAGGGAGATCTACTACCGCACGAAACACACCATCCAAGATTCTCACGAGAACACATTCGACACGCAGGACGAGTCCGACCCGATCATCGAAGATTTGGAAGTCTCGTTGGTCGCGCTCCGGGAAGAGCTCCATGTGCGGGCGGAAAACAGCGGCAGTATCGTGGGACCGGTGGTCTTCGGTGACGACGGCGACCGGGTGGATTGTGCCAAGCTGGGTAAGGGCGGGTACTCGGTCCCCTCGATCGTCGAACCGGAGTATCTGGAGATCCGCCGCTGCACGGCCGACTTCGTGTTGTTGGTGGAAAAAGGCACGCAGTGGAACCGGCTCTCCGAAGACAAGTTCTGGCGACGCTACAATTGCGTACTGCTGACCGGGAACGGCCAGCCTCCTCGCGGCGTCCGGCGATTGGCGCGTCGGCTTCATGAAGAGTACAAGCTCCCGGTCTATGTGCTGGTCGATAACGATCCCTGGGGTTACTACATCTATTCGGTGGTGAAACAGGGCTCAATCAACCTCGCCTTCGAGAGCCAACGGATGGCGATTCCCAAGGCCAAGTTCATCGGGCTGTCTAGCGCCGATCCCGAGCAGTATGAGCTGCCGCGCAACGTCGGCATCAAACTGAACGAGAAGGATGTCACCCGCGCGAAGGAGCTGTTGAATTACCGGTGGTTCGAGAAACCGGCTTGGCAGCAGGAAATCAAACGGATGCTGACAAACGGCCTCAAGTACGAACTGGACGCGCTCGCGAACAAGGACTTTCAGTACTTGACCAAAAAATATCTGCCGCGCAAACTGAAAGAAAAAGACTGGTTGGATTAA